DNA from Desulfovibrio sp.:
GCCGCGCGTGACCGCAGGCCCTTTGTCACCAAGCTGGCGGGAGCCGCCTGGGACTGGATCTCCAAGCCCTGGGTCAGCTTCAAGTACGACTTTTACCGCAAGCATCAAAGGCGCATCCGCACCTTTGTGGAAGAAATGGACAACGAATGGGAAGTTTTCAAGGGTCGCCTGCTGGCCCCCTGGCGCAAACTCACCCGCAAGTTGCCCAACAAGCAGGACAGCAAGGCCAAGGAACTCATGGCCCTTTCCACCTGGGCGGACGATTCGCGCCGCCTCAAGTGGAACTACATATCCCCGAGGTACAAGGTTGACCGCACGGTCACCTGCCCCAACAGCGCTTCCTACGGATGTCTTGACCTGTGGGGGCCGGATCTCTTTGCCGAGTTCGCGGGCGTGTGCAGCCATTGCGGCTACCACTTCCCGATGGAACCGGAATGGTATGTGAGAAACGTCTTTGACGCTGGTTCGGTCTTTGAGTTCAACAGTGAAATCGAGGCGGGCAACCCGCTGGACTTCCCCGGCTTCAGCGACCGCATCAGCGACGCGCAAAAAAAGACAGGAGCCAAGAGCGGCTGCATGACCTTTGAGGCACGCATCGACAATACCAAGATGGTGGTGGCCATGCTTATGGGCACCTTCCGTGGTGGTTCCGTCGGCGCGGCCGAAGGCTACAAGTTTGTGGAAGCCGCCCAGCGTGCCGCCAAAAAGCGCTATCCCTTCCTGGCCTATGTGCACGGCACGGCTGGCATACGCATTCAGGAAGGCACCCACGGCGTCATTCAGATGCCGCGCTGCACCGTGGCCGTACGCCGCTACATTGAAGCCGGCGGCCTGTACATGGTGCTGTACGACACCAACTCCTTTGCCGGGCCTGTAGCCAGTTTTCTTGGCTGCTCGCCCTACCAGTTCGCCGTGCGTTCGTCCAATATCGGCTTTGCCGGTCCCGGCGTCATCAAGGAGACCACTGGTATGGACATTCCGCCCAAGTACCACCGCTCGTACCGCGCCTTGTCCCGCGGCCACATTCAGGGCATATGGGACAGAAGGCAGGTTCGGGCCAACCTGAAACAAGCTCTGCTCACCATTGGTGGCAGAAACCTGTACTACCGGTAGGTGGTGGAGTAGTGGTACTGATGTGTAACCAGTTGCTGTCGCCATCTCTAAGGCCCTGCGGGCCTAAGACCTGCCGCGCTCTGCTCACCATTGGTGGCAGAAACCTGTACTACCGGTAGGTGGTGGAGTAGTGGTACTGATGTGTAACCAGTTGCTGTCGCCATCTCTAAGGCCCTGCGGGCCTAAGACCTGCCGCGCTCTGCTCACCATCGGCGGCAGAAACTTGTACTACCGGTAGGTGGTGGAATAAGGACGCGCGCCCACCAGGCACGCCACGAGAGAACCCGAACGCCCGCGCCGCCCCGGCGGCACACGCGCCAAGCATATAACGGACCAAGCATGATTAATATATCTTCGCTGCTGGACGAAATAAAAGCCTCTCCCTACCGCGAAATCGTCATCCGCACCCCGCATACGGGCCGGGTCACCTTCGCGGGACTCACGCAGGGCGACAAGGCCGTCGGCCCCCAGGGCCAGTGGAAGGAAAAACCCGGCACCCTCATTGCCACGCTTGAACGCGAGCGCAATCCCAAGCCCATCTGCGCCCCTGAAAAGGGTGAAGTGAGCATTGTGCACAGCAGCCTTGAGGGCCAGTTCGTGGAGGCCGGCACTCCGCTGGCGGTGCTGCGGCACATGCTGACCAAGGACGAGGTGCAGGGCATCATTCTGCAAAAGACCCTGCATCTGTTCCGTGCGCCCGAACGCGCCAAATACTACTTCACGCCCGATGTGGACAAAAAAATCCGCGCGGCCGACGCGCAGTCGGTGGCTGTTCGCGACGGCATGGAACTGCTCATCATGTCGCGCATGAAGCGCGAGGTCCCCCTCAACTACACGGGGCCCGACGGCGTCATTTACGCGGTCTACTTCAAGATCAACGACAACATGGACGCTGGCGCGCCCCTTCTTGGCGTGTGCCCCAAAGACCAACTGCCCGCCATTCAGGACGTGATCATGCGCGTGCAGACAGAATGGACGGAAAAAGAATAGAGCAATTTACCTTTGAAAAACGTGAATGCTCTATCGCTATACTTTCGTGCAGCGCGCCACAGCGTGGCGTGGATTCAGCCGAAAATCGCATTTTTCGGCTGAATGAAAACTTTGAAATGCTTCTCGTTTCAAAGTTGATCTGCTCTAGGGCAAGCTACCTTTAAGCAGGAGCAATTTCCCGCTGAAATTGCCGTGAAGGCTGCATGGACTGGCCTGCGCCGTGAAGGCGCAAACACAGGGTGGCTGCTCTGCGACGCGCCGCAAAGGGGCATGCCGTACCTCTTGGGGATGCACATTCCCTTGGCTGAACGGCAGACGCCCCCTCGTAACAAGCCAGCCAACAACATGGAGGGTCATCATGGGCGAAGCCTTGCAAATACGTGTCACTGCCGTGACCTGGAACGAAGACCTGCTCGAAAAACTGTGGCCTCGACTGACGGAACTGGCCTTCAGCGTGCCCATCAAGCACGAGAAACACGGCGTGCTCGAGATGGTGCGCGCCCTGCACGAGGGCCTGCAGTTCCTGCCCTGGTCCGAGGCAAGACGCAAAGCCATGGGCCCCGGCATTGAAGAGGCCGCCCGCCTCAAGCAGGCGCTGGAAAACGCCCTGGCTGACTGGCAGCCCCGTGAGGCCAATATTTTGAGTGACAAACTGGAAGACGTACTGGATACTCTGGAAAAGGCTTTTGTTGCCTGACGTATCTGAACGCAGCAGTCTATTATTGGAGAGCATTCGCATGCTAAATAAAGTTATGATTATCGGCCGTCTGGGCCGCGACCCCGAGTTGCGCTACACTCAGAGCGGTTCGCCCGTGGCCAGTCTCAATATTGCTACTGACGAATCCTATACAGACCGCGAGGGCAACAAGGTTGACCGCACGGAATGGCACCGCGTGTCCGTTTTTCAGCGTCAGGCTGAAAATTGCGCCAACTACCTGACCAAGGGCAGCCTGGTCTTTGTGGAAGGCAGCCTGCAAACCCGCAAATGGCAGGATCAGCAGGGGCAGGACCGCTACACCACAGAAATCAAGGCCCAGCGTGTCCAGTTCCTTGACCGCAAGGGTGATGCCCCGCGTGAAACCGGCGGCGGCGGCCGCGGCTATGAAGAAGACTACGGCGCGCCCGCAGCTGCTCCCCGTGGCAATGCCCCGCGCGGCAGCCAGACCGGTGGCGCTCGGCAGCAGCCGCAGGGCGGCCGCAAAGGGATGGATGAGGATCTTGGCCCAGCCTTTCCCTCCGAAGCGTCCAACATGGACGACGTGCCCTTCTAGAGCATTTACCACTTGAAATGCTCGCGTACGGCAGGCAAAAGCCCGCCTACTCGCATTTCGTGGCAAGGATTTTCAGGAAAACCCTTGCAGAGCGGTTAACTCCTTTCATTCGTCAACCGCTCTAGGCCGAGCAGCCATTGCCGTTTGAATTGTCAGAAAAAGGCCGGAACCGTCAGGTTCCGGCCTTTTTCTTGTGGGGCATTGTAGTGTGGAATGTTTTGTGGGGGAGGGACCCTTTTGCAAAAGGGTCCCTCCCCCACGCCCCCACCTCCTAGAGCATTTAACACTTGAAATGCTCGCTTGCGGCAGGCAAAAGCCTGCCTTCTCGCATTTCGTGGCAATGATTTTCAAGAAAATCCTTGCAGAACAGTTAACTCATTTCATTCGTTACCTGCTCTAAAACCTTCAACACACCGCGCGGCCCTTCACGCAGTTTTCCCAACCTGCCGTCAATGCCCCCGATAATCACGCAAGACACGTCTGTACCCGTAGATTGCGAAAAAAAGCGCCATCGTCCTTTTCGCATCATGCAATGCCAGAATCAAGGTGGCGGCATCCTCAGCGTGCCCTGCTGCCGTAGTATTCTTTTTTTATGAACTTTTTATTACAATTTTAGCATGTTAGCGAATAAAACCTTGCTGCGGCTGTGGCAAAATATCATGAAAAACCGCCATGATAACTTCACCGTACACCCATGCTTTTTTTGCGCCCGAATGTGTGGGATTGCGCGTTTTTTTCCGGCTGAGGGCTTCTCTTTTTTAAAAACTTGCAGTATGATGGTATTTAAGTTTTTCGGCGGGGTTCAACGGCTTTTCGTATGTTTTTGCTGATGTTGTCAGGAAAAGTTGCGAGAGGTAGTTGACTTTTTGTTAGATTATTCACAAGATGCTGTTTGAAAGAAGCCCTTCCCATTCCGGTCAACGTGATTCCACGGGGGGAGGCTGTCATAACTAAAACACGGAGGATTTCGCGATGTCCAAATTGGTAGCTCCTCACGGCGGTAAGGGTCTGGTCTGTTGCCTGCTTGAAGGCAAGGCCCTGGAAGACGAAAAGAAAAAGGCTGCAGGCCTCAAGCAGATCGAGATTTCTTCCCGCGCCAAGGGCGACCTCATCATGATGGGCATTGGCGGCTTTTCGCCTCTGAACGGCTTCATGAACAAGGCCAACTGGAAGAGCGTGTGCGAGAAGATGACTCTCACCG
Protein-coding regions in this window:
- a CDS encoding biotin attachment protein, yielding MINISSLLDEIKASPYREIVIRTPHTGRVTFAGLTQGDKAVGPQGQWKEKPGTLIATLERERNPKPICAPEKGEVSIVHSSLEGQFVEAGTPLAVLRHMLTKDEVQGIILQKTLHLFRAPERAKYYFTPDVDKKIRAADAQSVAVRDGMELLIMSRMKREVPLNYTGPDGVIYAVYFKINDNMDAGAPLLGVCPKDQLPAIQDVIMRVQTEWTEKE
- a CDS encoding single-stranded DNA-binding protein — encoded protein: MLNKVMIIGRLGRDPELRYTQSGSPVASLNIATDESYTDREGNKVDRTEWHRVSVFQRQAENCANYLTKGSLVFVEGSLQTRKWQDQQGQDRYTTEIKAQRVQFLDRKGDAPRETGGGGRGYEEDYGAPAAAPRGNAPRGSQTGGARQQPQGGRKGMDEDLGPAFPSEASNMDDVPF